Proteins found in one Sphingomonas sp. SORGH_AS_0879 genomic segment:
- a CDS encoding hemerythrin domain-containing protein: MATADIYADLKRDHDKQREMLKQLAELKGDGAKRKKLFEAFRIEIQSHAAAEEESLYATMLGEPELRDDARHSVSEHKEIDDLLGEMMDLDFASDEWESKFFHMRHRYEHHIDEEEEEMFPAAEKELDDATEQKLAEIYETRKPIEAKEAKANPPGGDDRD, translated from the coding sequence ATGGCGACCGCCGACATTTATGCCGATCTGAAGCGCGATCACGACAAGCAGCGCGAGATGCTGAAACAACTCGCCGAACTCAAGGGCGACGGGGCCAAGCGCAAGAAGCTGTTCGAGGCGTTCCGCATCGAGATCCAGAGCCACGCCGCCGCCGAGGAGGAATCGCTCTACGCCACGATGCTGGGCGAACCCGAACTGCGCGACGACGCCCGCCATTCGGTGTCCGAGCATAAGGAGATCGACGATCTGCTGGGCGAGATGATGGACCTCGACTTCGCCTCGGACGAATGGGAATCGAAATTCTTCCACATGCGTCATCGCTATGAGCATCATATCGACGAGGAGGAGGAAGAGATGTTCCCCGCCGCCGAAAAGGAACTCGACGACGCGACCGAACAGAAGCTCGCCGAAATCTATGAGACGCGCAAACCCATCGAGGCGAAGGAGGCCAAGGCCAACCCGCCCGGCGGGGACGATCGCGATTGA
- a CDS encoding DUF1153 domain-containing protein, giving the protein MIENQKIRPAKVIGPLGEPLTLESLPPPSTTRWVVRRKAEVVAAVNGGLLSVDEVCDRYGLTVEEFAGWQRAIDRSGMPGLRVTRIQHYRSLYERQQKY; this is encoded by the coding sequence ATGATCGAGAATCAGAAGATCCGTCCTGCGAAAGTGATCGGGCCGCTCGGCGAACCGCTGACCCTCGAATCGCTCCCGCCGCCCAGCACGACCCGTTGGGTGGTCCGTCGCAAGGCGGAAGTGGTCGCGGCGGTGAACGGCGGTCTCCTCTCGGTCGACGAAGTCTGCGATCGCTATGGCCTGACGGTGGAGGAATTCGCCGGGTGGCAGCGCGCGATCGACCGGTCGGGCATGCCGGGCCTGCGCGTCACCCGCATCCAGCATTATCGCTCGCTCTACGAGCGTCAGCAGAAATACTGA
- a CDS encoding DUF4163 domain-containing protein: MRKVMIALALLGMAGPVTAQVATIRTKTADYEFTYRYPAAVARIPALKRGLDAEATTIRRNTARDAASDRREAKASGFPFRPYSYEKTWKLVTETPRFLSLSSDSYNYTGGAHGQPASSALLWDKAAGRRLETQSVFVSSAALQAATRTDYCARLKAEQMRRNQGDLSSMNACPPLKDLTLLLGSRNGRAIDRIGLIADPYVAGSYAEGSYEVTLPVTRAILAAVKPAYRAGFAPGR, encoded by the coding sequence ATGCGGAAGGTGATGATCGCGCTGGCGCTGTTGGGTATGGCCGGACCGGTGACGGCGCAGGTCGCGACGATCCGGACGAAGACGGCGGATTATGAGTTCACCTATCGCTATCCCGCCGCCGTGGCCCGGATTCCGGCCCTGAAGCGCGGACTCGACGCCGAGGCCACCACCATTCGCCGGAACACCGCGCGTGATGCGGCGTCGGATCGGCGCGAGGCCAAGGCGTCCGGTTTCCCCTTCCGCCCCTATTCCTATGAAAAGACTTGGAAGCTGGTGACGGAGACGCCCCGGTTCCTCAGCCTGTCGAGCGACAGCTACAACTATACCGGCGGCGCGCATGGGCAGCCCGCCTCTTCGGCGCTGCTCTGGGACAAGGCGGCGGGGCGGCGGCTGGAGACCCAATCGGTCTTCGTCTCGTCGGCCGCGCTGCAAGCCGCGACCCGCACCGATTACTGCGCCCGGCTGAAGGCCGAACAGATGCGGCGCAACCAGGGGGATCTGTCGTCGATGAACGCCTGCCCGCCGCTCAAGGACCTGACCCTGCTGCTGGGATCGCGCAATGGCCGGGCGATCGACCGGATCGGCCTGATCGCCGACCCTTATGTCGCGGGCTCCTATGCCGAGGGGAGCTATGAGGTGACGCTGCCGGTGACGCGGGCGATCCTGGCGGCGGTGAAGCCCGCCTATCGCGCGGGCTTTGCGCCGGGGCGGTGA
- a CDS encoding efflux RND transporter permease subunit produces the protein MSFRNISAWAIRNPVPPIVLFVALTLAGIVSFMRMDVNNDPDIDFPIVVVVVSQPGAAPTELETQVTQRVEAALRNLQGVDQITSTVTEGQSQTLVQLDIGTPIDRAVSDARDAITQIRSMLPDGILEPQVIRVDSTDNDLASYSAVASNMTPEQLSWYIDNNVTKELLSVPGLSKVIRNGGVTREIRVILDPLKLQAQGLTASEVNAQLRMTNLNAAGGRAEIAGTEQAVRVLGNARNAYDLGQTQINVRGGRTVRLADIATVRDLYAEQRSQAAVDGRQVISFDFQRAKGASDVSVYNGAVEKLKALEKRNPEVKFVLRSNSVKYTEQQYESAIHAMIEGAVLAVIVVFLFLRDWRATVISALAIPLSAIPTFWVMDLMNFTLNQMTLLALSLVAGVLVDDAIVEIENIVRHMRMGKSAYQASIDAADEIGLAVLGTTMAIVAVFLPVSIMPGVPGQYFKNFGLTVVVSVLMSLAVARMITPMIAAYFLKSAGHASHGEGRLMDIYMATLRWSLRYDRPTEGTRRGVVRRFFGRFRDHRLWVIGIGVMAFVLTVVMFAVIPKTFQPPQDNDQAVAKIEMVPGTTLAQTDQVVKKVAQFLRKQPDVESVYSRTSVGNGRVVATLKEDRSMKSTDFERSLAPELAAIPDARVSFQSQFGWGSSGRDLTITLGGDDPAVLRDTANKIVEQMGTVPGLVAPRIVGNLDRPEIVIRPRLDLAANLGVTTQALSSAIRIATLGDIDQNSARFSLSDRQVPIRVALDQNARARMSTIQNLPVQTQTGGSVPLSVVADIGLGAGPTQIDRVNQRRQVTVGADLAKGVISGDAMKKVHDLPIMKNLPMGVSEMVLGQAKMQNEMMTNFFTAIISAIFMVFAVLVLLYRRFLPPFVNMASLLLAPLGGLLALHFTGNPLSLPVYIGLLMLLGIVAKNSILLIDFALEEIAKGVPVRDAVLDAGHKRAQPIVMTTVAMVAGMIPTALSLGGDGSWRSPMGVTVIGGLAMSTILTLLIVPAAFSLAVGVERWIGPRLGKRLLTYKPGDETGGGPVIEGPTGGPALPPATGKLGYGPAE, from the coding sequence ATGAGTTTCCGCAACATCTCGGCCTGGGCGATCCGGAACCCGGTTCCGCCTATCGTCCTGTTCGTCGCGCTGACGCTGGCGGGGATCGTCAGCTTCATGCGGATGGACGTGAACAACGACCCCGACATCGACTTCCCGATCGTCGTGGTCGTGGTCAGCCAGCCGGGTGCGGCACCGACCGAACTGGAGACCCAGGTCACCCAGCGGGTCGAGGCGGCGTTGCGGAACTTGCAGGGCGTCGACCAGATCACCTCGACCGTGACCGAGGGCCAGTCGCAAACGCTGGTCCAGCTCGATATCGGCACCCCGATCGACCGTGCGGTCAGCGATGCGCGCGACGCGATCACTCAGATCCGCTCGATGCTGCCCGACGGCATCCTGGAGCCGCAGGTGATCCGCGTCGATTCGACCGACAACGACCTGGCCAGCTATTCGGCGGTGGCGTCCAACATGACGCCCGAACAGCTCAGCTGGTATATCGACAACAACGTCACCAAGGAGCTGTTGTCGGTCCCCGGCTTGTCCAAGGTCATCCGCAACGGCGGCGTGACGCGCGAGATCCGCGTGATCCTAGACCCCCTGAAATTGCAGGCGCAGGGGCTGACCGCCAGCGAGGTCAACGCCCAGCTGCGCATGACCAACCTGAATGCGGCGGGCGGCCGCGCCGAGATCGCGGGCACCGAACAGGCGGTCCGCGTGCTGGGCAATGCGCGCAACGCCTATGACCTGGGCCAGACCCAGATCAACGTGCGCGGCGGGCGCACCGTGCGGCTGGCCGACATCGCCACGGTCCGCGATCTCTATGCCGAGCAGCGTTCGCAGGCGGCGGTCGACGGGCGGCAGGTCATCAGCTTCGACTTTCAACGCGCCAAGGGCGCCTCGGACGTCAGCGTCTATAACGGCGCGGTCGAGAAGCTGAAGGCGCTGGAAAAGCGCAACCCCGAGGTCAAGTTCGTCCTCCGCTCCAACAGCGTCAAATATACCGAGCAGCAATATGAAAGCGCCATCCATGCGATGATCGAGGGCGCGGTGCTGGCGGTGATCGTCGTGTTCCTGTTCCTGCGCGACTGGCGTGCGACGGTGATCTCGGCGCTGGCTATTCCGTTGTCGGCGATCCCGACCTTCTGGGTCATGGACCTGATGAACTTCACGCTCAACCAGATGACGCTGCTGGCGCTCAGCCTGGTGGCGGGCGTGCTGGTCGACGATGCGATCGTGGAGATCGAGAATATCGTGCGCCACATGCGCATGGGCAAATCCGCCTATCAGGCGTCGATCGACGCGGCGGACGAGATCGGCCTCGCCGTGCTGGGCACCACCATGGCGATCGTCGCGGTGTTCCTGCCCGTGTCGATCATGCCGGGCGTGCCGGGCCAGTATTTCAAAAATTTCGGCCTGACCGTCGTCGTCTCGGTGCTGATGAGCCTGGCGGTGGCGCGGATGATCACGCCGATGATCGCGGCCTATTTCCTGAAGTCCGCAGGCCATGCCAGCCATGGCGAGGGCAGGCTGATGGACATCTATATGGCGACGCTGCGCTGGTCGCTGCGTTATGACCGACCGACCGAGGGCACGCGGCGCGGGGTGGTGCGGCGCTTTTTCGGGCGGTTCCGCGACCATCGCCTGTGGGTGATCGGTATCGGCGTGATGGCCTTCGTCCTGACCGTCGTGATGTTCGCGGTCATTCCCAAGACCTTCCAGCCGCCGCAGGACAATGACCAGGCGGTCGCCAAGATCGAGATGGTGCCCGGCACCACGCTGGCCCAGACCGATCAGGTCGTGAAGAAGGTCGCGCAATTCCTGCGCAAGCAGCCGGACGTCGAATCGGTCTATTCGCGCACCAGCGTCGGCAATGGCCGCGTGGTGGCGACGTTGAAGGAGGATCGCTCGATGAAGAGCACCGACTTCGAACGCTCGCTGGCCCCCGAACTGGCGGCGATCCCCGATGCGCGCGTGTCCTTCCAGTCGCAATTCGGCTGGGGTTCGAGCGGACGTGACCTGACCATCACGCTGGGCGGTGATGATCCGGCGGTGCTGCGTGATACCGCCAACAAGATCGTCGAGCAGATGGGGACCGTCCCGGGCCTCGTCGCGCCGCGCATCGTCGGCAATCTCGACCGGCCCGAAATCGTGATCCGCCCGCGCCTCGACCTCGCGGCCAATCTGGGCGTGACGACGCAGGCGTTGTCGAGCGCGATCCGCATCGCGACCCTGGGCGATATCGACCAGAATTCGGCCCGCTTCTCGCTGTCGGATCGCCAGGTGCCGATCCGCGTGGCGCTGGACCAGAATGCCCGGGCACGGATGTCGACCATCCAGAACCTGCCGGTGCAGACCCAGACCGGCGGCTCTGTGCCGCTCAGCGTCGTCGCCGATATCGGGCTGGGCGCGGGGCCGACCCAGATCGACCGCGTCAACCAGCGGCGTCAGGTCACGGTCGGGGCCGACCTGGCCAAGGGCGTAATCAGCGGCGACGCGATGAAGAAGGTCCACGACCTGCCGATCATGAAGAATCTGCCGATGGGGGTCAGCGAAATGGTGCTGGGCCAGGCCAAGATGCAGAACGAGATGATGACCAACTTCTTCACGGCGATCATCTCCGCCATCTTCATGGTCTTCGCGGTGCTGGTGCTGCTTTATCGCCGCTTCCTGCCGCCCTTCGTCAACATGGCCTCGCTGCTGCTGGCGCCCCTGGGCGGGTTGCTGGCGCTGCACTTCACCGGCAATCCGCTGTCGCTGCCGGTCTATATCGGGTTGCTGATGCTGCTCGGCATCGTCGCCAAGAACTCGATCCTGCTGATCGACTTCGCGCTGGAAGAGATCGCCAAGGGCGTGCCGGTGCGCGACGCGGTGCTGGACGCAGGGCACAAGCGCGCCCAGCCGATCGTGATGACCACGGTCGCGATGGTCGCGGGCATGATCCCGACCGCCTTGTCGCTGGGCGGTGACGGATCGTGGCGCAGCCCGATGGGCGTGACGGTGATCGGCGGCCTCGCCATGTCGACCATCCTCACCCTGTTGATCGTGCCCGCCGCGTTCAGCCTGGCCGTCGGGGTCGAGCGCTGGATCGGTCCGCGTCTGGGCAAGCGGTTGCTGACCTACAAGCCCGGCGACGAAACGGGCGGCGGGCCGGTGATCGAAGGCCCCACGGGCGGCCCCGCGCTGCCGCCCGCGACCGGCAAGCTGGGCTATGGTCCGGCGGAATAA
- the mnmA gene encoding tRNA 2-thiouridine(34) synthase MnmA, whose translation MVDFQLGGDPRARRIVVAMSGGVDSSVVAALAHATGAETIGVTLQLYDHGEAVGRAGACCAGRDIRDARAVCDRLGIAHYVFDHEDSFRTQVVDRFADEYLAGRTPIPCVQCNMGPKFTDLLKLARDLGADCLATGHYVRRVEGQGGAELHRGADPARDQSYFLFATTQEQLDFLRFPLGALPKSRVREIAAELGLGVAAKPDSQDICFVPDGDYASLVRKLRPEADTRGDIVDLTGAKLGEHRGLIHYTVGQRRGLEIGGSPEPLYVVRLEPDTKRVVVGPRTALAVEAARLTAMNVLGPLDGPLFAKVRSMAKPVPARMVGDRLVFEAPEYGVSPGQAAVLYDGDRVLGGGWIAQTEAARIAA comes from the coding sequence ATGGTGGATTTTCAGCTTGGGGGCGATCCCCGGGCGCGGCGGATCGTGGTGGCCATGTCGGGCGGCGTCGACAGTTCGGTCGTGGCCGCGCTCGCCCATGCCACGGGGGCCGAAACCATCGGCGTCACCCTGCAACTCTATGACCATGGCGAGGCGGTGGGCCGCGCGGGGGCGTGCTGCGCCGGGCGGGACATTCGCGACGCGCGCGCGGTGTGCGATCGCCTCGGCATCGCGCATTATGTCTTCGATCACGAAGACAGTTTCCGGACCCAGGTGGTCGACCGCTTCGCCGACGAATATCTCGCCGGGCGCACCCCCATCCCCTGCGTCCAGTGCAATATGGGCCCGAAGTTCACCGACCTGCTGAAGCTCGCCCGCGATCTGGGCGCGGACTGTCTGGCGACCGGCCATTATGTCCGCCGCGTCGAGGGCCAAGGGGGCGCGGAACTGCATCGCGGGGCCGATCCCGCGCGCGACCAGAGCTATTTCCTGTTCGCGACGACGCAGGAGCAGTTGGACTTCCTGCGCTTCCCGCTCGGCGCGCTGCCCAAGTCCCGCGTGCGCGAGATCGCCGCCGAACTGGGACTGGGCGTCGCGGCCAAGCCCGACAGCCAGGATATCTGCTTCGTCCCCGATGGCGACTATGCAAGCCTCGTCCGCAAGCTGCGCCCCGAGGCCGATACGCGCGGTGACATCGTCGATCTGACGGGGGCAAAGCTGGGCGAGCATCGCGGACTGATCCACTATACGGTCGGCCAGCGGCGCGGTCTGGAGATCGGGGGCAGCCCCGAGCCGCTCTATGTCGTCCGGCTGGAGCCCGACACGAAGCGCGTCGTCGTCGGCCCGCGCACCGCGCTGGCGGTCGAGGCGGCGCGGCTTACGGCCATGAACGTGCTGGGTCCGCTCGATGGCCCGCTCTTCGCCAAGGTCCGCTCGATGGCGAAGCCCGTGCCCGCCCGCATGGTCGGCGATCGGCTGGTCTTCGAAGCGCCCGAATATGGCGTGTCGCCCGGCCAGGCGGCGGTGCTGTATGACGGCGACCGGGTGCTGGGCGGCGGCTGGATCGCACAGACCGAGGCGGCACGCATCGCCGCCTGA
- a CDS encoding efflux RND transporter periplasmic adaptor subunit: MNYETGAIGGGSHMALEGPAPARRRWIPVVVVLILVALAGWYLLGGKKHDSAPGASSGTQVPNITVVVPGQQAVSRIVSATGTLAARREMPVGVAGEGGMITRVLVEPGQWVRAGQVLATVDRSVQTQTASALNAQVAVAQSDQQIAQAELDRAQQLVDRGFISKADLQRREATRNAAAARVRAAQASYKEAQARNGRLDIRAPAEGLILTRAAEPGQIVSSGSGVLFRMAMGGQMELRAQLAESDLVGLTVGSPATVTPVGGDKSFKGEVWQVSPVIDPQTRQGIARIALSYSPELRPGGFASATIRGGAGRAPLLPDSAIQSDDKGSFVYIVGSDNKVARRNIKIGQVSDDGVTIASGLNGNERVVRSAGGFLAVGQLVHPILGGPEAK, from the coding sequence ATGAATTACGAAACGGGGGCGATCGGGGGCGGCAGCCATATGGCACTGGAAGGACCCGCGCCCGCACGGCGGCGCTGGATTCCGGTGGTCGTGGTGCTCATCCTCGTGGCGCTGGCGGGCTGGTATCTGCTCGGCGGCAAGAAGCATGATTCGGCCCCCGGTGCCTCCAGCGGGACGCAGGTGCCCAACATCACCGTCGTGGTTCCGGGGCAGCAGGCGGTCAGCCGCATCGTCTCCGCCACGGGTACGCTGGCCGCGCGGCGCGAAATGCCGGTCGGCGTCGCGGGCGAGGGGGGGATGATCACCCGCGTGCTGGTCGAGCCGGGGCAGTGGGTCCGCGCGGGCCAGGTGCTGGCGACCGTCGATCGCTCGGTCCAGACCCAGACCGCCTCCGCGTTGAACGCCCAGGTCGCGGTGGCGCAGTCGGACCAGCAGATCGCACAGGCCGAACTGGACCGTGCGCAGCAACTGGTCGATCGCGGTTTCATCTCCAAGGCCGATCTGCAACGGCGCGAGGCGACCCGCAACGCCGCCGCCGCGCGTGTCCGTGCGGCGCAAGCGTCGTACAAGGAAGCGCAGGCGCGCAACGGTCGCCTCGACATCCGCGCGCCGGCCGAAGGGCTGATCCTGACCCGCGCCGCCGAGCCGGGCCAGATCGTCAGCTCGGGCTCGGGCGTGCTGTTCCGCATGGCGATGGGCGGGCAGATGGAGCTTCGCGCGCAGCTCGCCGAATCGGACCTGGTCGGCCTGACCGTCGGTTCGCCCGCTACCGTCACCCCGGTCGGCGGCGACAAGAGCTTCAAGGGCGAGGTGTGGCAGGTGTCGCCGGTCATCGATCCGCAGACCCGCCAGGGCATCGCGCGGATCGCGCTGTCCTACAGCCCCGAACTGCGTCCCGGCGGCTTCGCCTCGGCGACGATCCGCGGCGGCGCGGGCCGCGCGCCCCTGCTGCCCGACTCGGCGATCCAGAGCGACGACAAGGGCAGTTTCGTGTATATCGTCGGCTCCGACAACAAGGTCGCGCGCCGCAACATCAAGATCGGTCAGGTATCGGACGATGGCGTGACCATTGCCTCGGGCCTGAACGGCAACGAGCGGGTGGTGCGGTCGGCGGGTGGCTTCCTGGCGGTCGGCCAGCTCGTCCATCCGATCCTCGGCGGCCCGGAGGCCAAGTGA
- a CDS encoding putative DNA modification/repair radical SAM protein: protein MAQLDTREKLAILADAAKYDASCASSGTSKRDSRDGKGIGSTEGMGICHAYAPDGRCISLLKILLTNSCIFDCHYCINRKSSNVRRARFTAHEVVNLTLAFYRRNYIEGLFLSSGIIKSSNYTMEQIVEVARSLREDHGFRGYIHLKTIPDADPELVRLAGVHADRVSINVELPTVGGLKRLAPEKDAARIEGAMAEVKTAIDDRQDAAKKYKSAPGFAPAGQSTQMIVGADAATDRDIVGRAATLYDRFRLRRVYYSAFSPIPDASAVLPLQRPPLMREHRLYQSDWLMRFYDYQPREVAAAADEATGMLPLDIDPKLAWALKFRQHFPVDVNRAPREMLLRVPGLGVKAVDRIIASRKWRRLRLEDVGRLTVSIAKLRPFLIAEDWRPVALAERADLKPLVKPKDTQLELFA, encoded by the coding sequence ATGGCGCAACTCGACACTCGTGAGAAGCTGGCGATCCTTGCGGACGCCGCCAAATATGACGCCTCCTGCGCGTCCTCGGGCACGTCGAAACGCGACAGCCGCGATGGCAAGGGGATCGGTTCGACCGAGGGGATGGGCATTTGCCACGCCTATGCGCCCGACGGCCGCTGCATCTCGCTCTTGAAGATATTGCTCACCAACAGCTGCATCTTCGACTGCCATTATTGCATCAACCGCAAATCCTCCAACGTCCGCCGCGCGCGCTTCACCGCGCACGAGGTGGTGAACCTCACCCTCGCCTTTTACCGGCGCAATTATATCGAGGGTCTGTTCCTCTCCTCGGGTATCATCAAGTCCTCCAACTACACGATGGAGCAGATCGTCGAGGTGGCGCGAAGCTTGCGCGAGGATCATGGCTTTCGCGGCTATATCCATCTGAAGACCATCCCCGACGCCGATCCCGAACTGGTCCGGCTGGCCGGGGTTCATGCCGACCGCGTGTCGATCAATGTCGAACTGCCGACGGTCGGCGGGTTGAAGCGGCTCGCTCCCGAAAAGGATGCGGCCCGGATCGAAGGCGCGATGGCCGAGGTGAAGACCGCGATCGACGACCGGCAGGATGCTGCCAAGAAGTACAAATCCGCCCCCGGCTTCGCCCCCGCAGGCCAGTCGACCCAGATGATCGTCGGCGCCGACGCCGCGACCGACCGCGATATCGTCGGACGCGCGGCGACGCTCTATGACCGCTTCCGCCTTCGCCGCGTCTATTATTCGGCGTTCAGCCCGATCCCCGACGCCTCGGCCGTGCTGCCGCTGCAACGCCCGCCGCTGATGCGCGAGCATCGGCTGTATCAGTCCGACTGGCTGATGCGCTTCTACGATTATCAACCGCGCGAAGTCGCCGCCGCCGCCGATGAGGCGACGGGGATGCTGCCGCTCGACATCGATCCCAAGCTCGCCTGGGCGCTGAAATTCCGGCAGCATTTCCCGGTCGATGTGAACCGCGCCCCGCGCGAGATGCTGCTGCGCGTGCCCGGCCTGGGGGTGAAGGCGGTGGACCGGATCATCGCCAGCCGCAAATGGCGGCGGCTGCGGCTGGAGGATGTGGGACGGCTGACCGTGTCGATCGCCAAGCTGCGCCCTTTCCTGATCGCGGAGGACTGGCGGCCGGTCGCGCTGGCCGAGCGGGCGGACCTGAAACCGCTGGTCAAACCGAAGGACACGCAACTCGAACTCTTCGCCTGA
- a CDS encoding GFA family protein → MSDMVSGNCHCGAVRFEARLTAGFDTVRRCTCSYCRMRGAVVVSAEMGGVTILQGADRLTSYRFNTRQAEHFFCSVCGIYTHHQRRSNPDQYGVNVACLEGVSPFDFAEVPVNDGVNHPSDTHQPARLAGVLRFVRDKPA, encoded by the coding sequence ATGAGCGACATGGTGTCGGGAAACTGCCATTGCGGGGCGGTCCGATTCGAGGCGAGGCTGACCGCCGGGTTCGACACGGTCCGACGCTGTACCTGTTCCTATTGCCGGATGCGCGGAGCGGTCGTCGTCTCCGCCGAAATGGGCGGCGTCACCATCCTTCAGGGGGCGGACAGGCTGACCAGCTATCGGTTCAACACGCGGCAAGCGGAGCATTTCTTCTGCTCGGTGTGCGGCATCTATACCCATCATCAGCGGCGATCGAATCCCGATCAATATGGCGTCAACGTTGCCTGTCTGGAGGGGGTATCGCCCTTCGACTTCGCCGAGGTTCCGGTCAATGACGGGGTGAACCACCCCAGCGACACTCACCAACCGGCGCGGCTGGCCGGGGTGCTTCGCTTCGTCCGGGACAAACCCGCATAG
- a CDS encoding UvrB/UvrC motif-containing protein has product MTGPTIEELRHRMEAAAERLDFEEARVLRDQINLLRGGAEDMAVDTSGLTRQQPGAMGLGTSQSRPERPEGWVPPKKPDPMTKGRGRRQG; this is encoded by the coding sequence ATGACCGGTCCGACTATCGAAGAACTGCGCCACCGGATGGAGGCCGCCGCCGAACGCCTCGACTTCGAGGAAGCGCGGGTGCTGCGCGACCAGATCAACCTGTTGCGCGGCGGGGCGGAGGATATGGCGGTCGACACCAGCGGCCTGACCCGACAACAACCCGGCGCAATGGGTCTGGGCACCAGCCAGTCCCGGCCAGAGCGCCCCGAAGGCTGGGTACCGCCCAAGAAACCCGACCCGATGACCAAAGGGCGTGGTCGGCGTCAGGGTTGA
- a CDS encoding GNAT family N-acetyltransferase, producing the protein MEIRQDDPNAPYVVDLLALHLRELQGAMEGYAFALDASGLSAPTVTFWTAWEGEALLGFGALKQLDPRHGEVKSMRAAPEARGKGVGRAMLTHIIGEARARGYDRLSLETGTAPLHAPAVSLYRSAGFVPCEAFADYAPSPHNQFFALDLRAR; encoded by the coding sequence GTGGAAATCAGACAGGACGACCCGAACGCACCCTATGTCGTCGATCTGCTGGCGCTGCACTTACGCGAATTGCAGGGGGCGATGGAGGGATATGCCTTCGCGCTGGACGCATCGGGCCTGTCGGCGCCGACGGTGACCTTCTGGACGGCGTGGGAGGGGGAGGCGCTGCTCGGCTTCGGCGCGCTGAAGCAACTCGACCCGCGCCATGGCGAGGTGAAGTCGATGCGCGCCGCACCGGAGGCGCGTGGGAAGGGCGTGGGACGCGCGATGCTCACTCATATCATCGGCGAGGCTCGGGCGCGGGGCTATGACCGCCTCAGCCTGGAAACCGGAACCGCGCCGCTCCATGCGCCCGCCGTCTCGCTGTATCGCAGCGCGGGGTTCGTGCCGTGCGAGGCGTTCGCGGACTATGCGCCCAGCCCGCATAACCAGTTTTTCGCGCTCGATCTGCGGGCGCGCTGA
- a CDS encoding SIMPL domain-containing protein, with translation MMKLFLFSVALAPLAIASGVAAQSVPAPTTVEPLVPAAGTILDISAEGRTTRVPDLATIRAGVVSQGATAAAALSDNAQRMARVLAAVKRAGVADRDIQTATVQLQPQYRYGENVPPTITGYQATNTLSIRFRDIAKSGTVLDALVAQGANQIDGPNLSIDKPDAALDEARTDAVAKARARAELYAKAAGMRVARIVSITENGADAGGPERPMMMARAMAADAMAKTSIAPGERDVTVNVSVRFLLN, from the coding sequence ATGATGAAATTATTCCTGTTTTCCGTCGCCTTGGCCCCGCTCGCGATAGCGTCGGGCGTCGCCGCCCAGTCAGTGCCTGCCCCGACCACGGTCGAGCCGCTGGTTCCGGCGGCGGGTACGATCCTGGACATCTCGGCGGAGGGGCGCACGACGCGGGTGCCCGATCTGGCGACGATCCGCGCAGGCGTGGTCAGCCAGGGCGCGACCGCCGCCGCGGCGCTGAGCGACAATGCGCAGCGCATGGCACGCGTGCTGGCGGCGGTGAAGCGGGCCGGCGTCGCCGACCGCGACATCCAGACCGCGACTGTCCAGCTTCAGCCGCAATATCGCTATGGCGAGAATGTCCCGCCGACCATCACGGGATACCAGGCGACCAACACGCTGAGCATCCGGTTCCGCGACATCGCCAAGTCCGGCACGGTGCTGGACGCGCTGGTGGCGCAGGGCGCCAACCAGATCGACGGCCCCAACCTGTCGATCGACAAGCCCGATGCCGCGCTGGACGAAGCGCGTACCGATGCCGTCGCCAAGGCCCGCGCGAGGGCCGAGCTTTATGCCAAGGCGGCAGGAATGCGCGTCGCCCGGATCGTGTCGATCACCGAGAACGGCGCGGATGCGGGCGGGCCGGAGCGGCCCATGATGATGGCGCGCGCGATGGCCGCAGACGCCATGGCCAAGACCAGCATCGCGCCGGGCGAGCGGGACGTGACGGTCAATGTCTCGGTCCGCTTCCTGCTGAACTGA
- a CDS encoding GlsB/YeaQ/YmgE family stress response membrane protein — MGIILWLIIGGVIGWLASIIMRTDAQQGIFLNIVVGIVGAFIGGLIFSGGSINNAGLTLTSFLVSLLGAVILLAIVNLVRRGRVR; from the coding sequence ATGGGTATTATCCTGTGGCTTATCATCGGTGGTGTCATCGGCTGGCTGGCCAGCATCATCATGCGTACTGACGCCCAGCAGGGCATCTTCCTGAACATCGTCGTCGGCATCGTCGGCGCGTTCATCGGCGGCCTGATCTTCTCGGGTGGTTCGATCAACAACGCGGGTCTGACGCTGACCTCGTTCCTCGTTTCGCTGCTGGGTGCCGTCATCCTGCTGGCGATCGTGAACCTCGTTCGTCGCGGTCGGGTGCGCTAA